The genome window GTCCACGCCGCTTCTGCCAATGCGGCCATCCTTGGAAAAACCATGTAATCCAAACGTTTTTCAGAACCAACCAGCTCCGTCCACAGGTTTGCCTGGATTCCCAATATTTGCCCGGACTTTAACTGATCAGCAGGGAACTCTTTATACGGGAAATTATACACGCTGCTAACGCTATTCAAAGTACCATTCCACCTGCGGCCGGATACCTGGCTTTTATCCTGTACAAAATCAAAATACATGGGCAGCCTTGGGCATAGTACTACCTGGTATTTTTTTTGAAGTGCCAGTTGTAACTGAGAGGGTACGTTTTGCCGCCACCAGAAAACTATGGTTTTATCAGCGGGCAGGTCAGCATCGGCAGCTTCATCCCAGCACAGCACTTTATCATTCATGCTAATAACCGAATCAGCCATCCGGCGGAAAAAGTAATGTTCAAGATCAGCCAGAGATGTGAACCTGTTTTTGGCCATCAGGTCCATAATGGCCGGCCGGCCGGCCCATGCCTGCATCCCCAGTGACACTTCATCACCGCCCAGGTGAATCATTCCTGAGGGGAACATTGAATTGGTTTCTTTAAGGATGTCTCCTAAAAACTGGTATGTTTTTTCATTAGCCGGATCGAAGGTAAAGTTGGGGTATTTGTTGATACTCCCGCCACTATATTCAGGGTAAGCTTTGTTTGCCGCCGTTGCATGGCCCGGCATATCAATTTCAGGAACAACGGTTATAAATCTATCGGCCGCGTAGGCAACCACTTCTTTAATTTCTGACTGGGTGTAATATTGCGCATCAGCCAGCGTGTCCGTTTTATTGCCTATCCCTCCTGCCGTGGCTAATTTGGGGTATTTCTTTATCTCCAGGCGCCAGCCATCAACGTCCGTAAGGTGCCAGTGAAATTTATTTAGCTTGTAAAAAGCCATCCAATCCAGCAGCTGCTCCACTTTTTTCTTTCCAAAAAAATGGCGGGATTCATCCAGCATAAAACCACGCCACTGAAACCTCGGCACATCGTTTATTTCGCATGTTGGCAAATTCACCACTTGCCCTACCGGCTGTGTCCTGATCAATTGGAGCAATGAAACCACGCCATTAAAAACTCCCTCGTTCCCCGCTGAGGTAATTGTGATTTTATTTGATTCGATAGTTAAATGGTATGAACCGGGTAATTCATCAGCGCTAACCAGCTGTAAATCTATCAATGCTTTAACCTCGTCCTTATCAACAGTAACGGCTATCCCATTTGCTTTCTCGAGTTCCGATTTAAGGTAGTAGGCCTGCTTCAACAGTGAAGCGTTGTTCATGCCGATAATAGTACGGTTATTAAGCTCAAACCGGCCATTGGTTTTTACTATTGACCTTGGCTGAGGAATGATGCTGATATTTTGTGCCGATAGACAAAAAGGGAATAAAAGAAAAAGAACGGACACCAATTTCGCAAATTGATTTAAATTAAAAGAATTTTGGATAGCGGGGATATCGGTTTGTTGGTCTCTTAAACTCAAAAAAAACATTCGTATAATTAGGGCTATTATTAGTGAAATTGTGATTCCTACTTCGTGGCAATTAAATGCTTCTTTATTTTCCAAACGGCGGTAAACCTATTAATTGCCTGTACAATGGCAAGTCCATACGCTTGTCAGCTGGCACATGAAAGTTTTTTCCGTAAAAAACCTGCAGCCTGTATTCTACCCTTCCGCTCCGGACTATATTGATATCCGGTAGTTGGGTAACACTATCAAAAAATGGTTTGGCATCTGCATTAACATCCTGTTGTTCCTGGTCACTTATTATAATGGCATCTTTCCCTAACAACTTTTTAGGCTCAACCATAAAGGCCAGGT of Mucilaginibacter xinganensis contains these proteins:
- a CDS encoding beta-N-acetylhexosaminidase — translated: MSLRDQQTDIPAIQNSFNLNQFAKLVSVLFLLFPFCLSAQNISIIPQPRSIVKTNGRFELNNRTIIGMNNASLLKQAYYLKSELEKANGIAVTVDKDEVKALIDLQLVSADELPGSYHLTIESNKITITSAGNEGVFNGVVSLLQLIRTQPVGQVVNLPTCEINDVPRFQWRGFMLDESRHFFGKKKVEQLLDWMAFYKLNKFHWHLTDVDGWRLEIKKYPKLATAGGIGNKTDTLADAQYYTQSEIKEVVAYAADRFITVVPEIDMPGHATAANKAYPEYSGGSINKYPNFTFDPANEKTYQFLGDILKETNSMFPSGMIHLGGDEVSLGMQAWAGRPAIMDLMAKNRFTSLADLEHYFFRRMADSVISMNDKVLCWDEAADADLPADKTIVFWWRQNVPSQLQLALQKKYQVVLCPRLPMYFDFVQDKSQVSGRRWNGTLNSVSSVYNFPYKEFPADQLKSGQILGIQANLWTELVGSEKRLDYMVFPRMAALAEAAWTDSAGKDENSFNERLRADFVLYDKAGIYYFNPFDVSIHPEAIDFAPKIIKPQVRAKMHRHERKTKVRGHHNKSTHTKNGSKRHHSKAAKKRKHR